One genomic window of Ilyobacter polytropus DSM 2926 includes the following:
- the murD gene encoding UDP-N-acetylmuramoyl-L-alanine--D-glutamate ligase: MSKALVFGAGVSGLGAKKLLEKNGYKVILVDDKKAMSSEEALKILPEIELFIKSPGVPYTELVKKAFELNIPVIDEVELAYRYIKKKIKNPKIIAVTGTNGKTTTTTKIKELIQYCGYKCEFAGNIGRSFADLVAEDIDLDYIVLELSSYQLENVKEFRPDIAMVINLAPDHLDRYEKSEDYYDTKFKIAAKQKANDYFIANMNCHESSKRLEKVKSAIWKISLEGKEGCDLYPEDGWVVYKNRNIISVEKLSLKGRHNLENVLFIGAVAEIIGLKEEKLRDFLYNTKTLEHRMERFLEVGNSLFINDSKGTNIESSKMAIEAYHGCILICGGVDKKLDLKPLVSAIKSHVSRVYLIGELSDKLEQELIQGGYPESKIIKSNNLENSVRLIQKTIDVNEKNNILLSPATASFDQFKNFEVRGKTFKELVKKYFTAGEKS; this comes from the coding sequence ATGAGTAAAGCCCTTGTTTTCGGAGCGGGAGTTAGCGGTTTAGGCGCTAAAAAATTATTGGAAAAAAATGGATATAAAGTAATATTGGTGGATGACAAAAAGGCTATGTCATCAGAAGAAGCTTTGAAGATTCTTCCGGAGATAGAGTTATTTATAAAAAGTCCGGGAGTTCCTTATACAGAATTGGTAAAAAAAGCCTTTGAATTGAATATACCTGTAATAGATGAGGTAGAGCTTGCATACAGATACATAAAGAAAAAAATAAAAAATCCAAAGATTATAGCTGTCACGGGAACAAATGGAAAAACAACTACGACGACTAAAATAAAAGAACTGATTCAATATTGTGGATATAAATGTGAATTTGCAGGAAACATAGGAAGATCTTTTGCAGACCTTGTGGCAGAAGATATAGATCTTGATTATATAGTCCTAGAGTTAAGTTCTTATCAGCTAGAAAATGTAAAGGAATTTAGACCTGATATAGCCATGGTGATAAACCTGGCTCCAGATCATCTAGACAGATACGAAAAATCAGAAGACTATTATGACACCAAATTTAAAATAGCTGCTAAGCAAAAGGCGAACGACTATTTTATAGCAAATATGAACTGTCATGAATCATCTAAGAGACTAGAGAAAGTAAAGTCGGCTATCTGGAAGATATCCCTAGAGGGAAAAGAAGGATGCGACCTTTATCCTGAGGACGGATGGGTAGTCTATAAAAATAGAAACATAATCTCAGTGGAAAAACTCAGCCTAAAGGGAAGACACAATCTGGAGAATGTTTTATTTATAGGGGCGGTTGCCGAGATAATAGGATTAAAAGAGGAAAAGCTAAGAGATTTTCTGTATAATACAAAAACTTTAGAGCACAGGATGGAGAGGTTTTTAGAGGTTGGCAACTCTCTTTTTATAAATGATTCTAAGGGAACTAATATAGAATCGTCTAAAATGGCCATAGAGGCATATCACGGGTGCATTTTGATATGTGGAGGGGTAGACAAGAAACTTGACCTAAAACCCCTTGTAAGTGCCATTAAAAGCCATGTGAGCAGGGTTTACCTCATAGGAGAACTATCAGATAAGCTAGAACAGGAATTGATTCAGGGAGGCTATCCAGAGTCTAAAATCATAAAATCTAATAATTTGGAAAACAGTGTTAGGCTAATTCAAAAAACAATTGATGTCAATGAAAAAAACAATATACTGTTATCCCCGGCTACAGCTAGTTTTGACCAGTTTAAAAACTTTGAAGTAAGGGGAAAGACATTTAAAGAGTTGGTAAAAAAATATTTTACGGCAGGTGAAAAAAGTTGA
- the murG gene encoding undecaprenyldiphospho-muramoylpentapeptide beta-N-acetylglucosaminyltransferase codes for MRKVILTTGGTGGHIYPALAVARELKKRGVEPIFVGTSHRMEKDMIPQEGYKFIGLDVKPLKNIASIFKMLKSIIKAIGIVRKEKPDAILGFGNYISVPAILAGIILRKKIYLQEQNANLGFANKLFYRLSKMSFLAFEKTYDDLPIKYHKKLKVTGNPLRSEVYMVNRKIERERLKIEDDEKVLLITGGSLGSKSINDAILSKWERTLAEKKIRIYWATGKNHFETINQNLNKYKPNDVIKPYFSNMPSIMAVSDLVVCRAGALTISELIAMEKPSILIPYQSIKVGQYENAKILEETGASYIYKNSEAEIAIERAMDLIKDDIELAKIRARIKVLKKDRAAEKIVKAMDIWGRK; via the coding sequence TTGAGAAAAGTTATCCTGACAACAGGTGGAACAGGGGGACATATATATCCTGCTCTTGCTGTAGCTAGAGAATTAAAAAAAAGAGGGGTAGAACCTATCTTTGTAGGTACATCCCACAGAATGGAAAAAGATATGATTCCCCAAGAGGGATATAAATTTATAGGATTAGATGTAAAACCCTTAAAAAATATAGCTTCTATTTTTAAAATGCTCAAGAGCATCATAAAAGCTATAGGTATAGTGAGAAAGGAAAAACCCGATGCTATACTGGGATTTGGAAATTATATTTCTGTTCCTGCCATTTTAGCAGGTATAATATTAAGGAAGAAAATATATCTCCAGGAACAAAATGCAAACCTGGGATTTGCAAATAAATTATTTTACAGACTATCTAAGATGAGTTTTCTTGCCTTTGAAAAAACTTACGACGACCTTCCTATAAAATATCATAAAAAACTTAAGGTGACAGGGAACCCCCTTAGAAGTGAAGTCTATATGGTAAACAGAAAAATAGAGAGGGAAAGATTGAAAATAGAGGATGATGAAAAGGTACTTCTCATTACAGGGGGAAGTCTGGGGTCTAAAAGTATAAATGATGCCATACTTTCAAAATGGGAGAGAACACTGGCAGAGAAAAAAATAAGGATATACTGGGCTACCGGTAAAAATCACTTTGAGACAATAAATCAAAATCTAAATAAATATAAACCCAACGATGTTATAAAGCCATATTTCAGCAATATGCCGAGTATAATGGCTGTATCAGATCTTGTGGTGTGTCGTGCAGGTGCTCTTACAATATCTGAACTTATCGCAATGGAAAAGCCTTCGATACTCATTCCTTACCAGTCTATTAAGGTGGGACAGTATGAAAATGCTAAAATCTTAGAAGAAACAGGAGCGTCTTATATATATAAAAATTCAGAGGCGGAGATTGCCATAGAAAGAGCTATGGATCTCATAAAAGATGATATCGAATTGGCTAAAATCAGAGCCAGGATAAAGGTCCTAAAAAAAGACAGGGCTGCAGAAAAAATAGTGAAGGCTATGGATATATGGGGGAGAAAATGA
- the murB gene encoding UDP-N-acetylmuramate dehydrogenase, which produces MKILEYHHMKEYSNMKIGGIAKELIIIEKKNEILEALKERENVFLIGNGTNTLISDGELDKTFISLKELKGIKELGNNIVEVEAGFDFKEFIEYMAEKDYSGLENLAGIPGSVGGLVYMNGGAYGTEVFDCIKEIEVVDENKEIRRVRKEDLHFTYRKTEIQDRKWIVLSAVFEFGKGFDSNKVEEIMSKRNERHPLNLPNLGSTFKNPDGLFSAKLIIEAGVQGKKIGGAQVSMMHPNFIVNHGNAKFDDILGLIEIVKERVKKKSGIELEEEIIIVRN; this is translated from the coding sequence ATGAAAATTTTAGAATATCACCATATGAAAGAGTATTCCAACATGAAAATAGGTGGAATAGCAAAGGAACTTATTATTATTGAAAAAAAAAATGAGATACTAGAAGCCCTTAAAGAAAGGGAAAACGTGTTTCTAATAGGAAACGGAACCAATACCCTTATCTCAGACGGAGAGCTAGATAAAACTTTTATATCTCTTAAAGAACTAAAAGGGATAAAAGAGCTTGGAAATAATATTGTGGAAGTAGAGGCTGGTTTTGATTTTAAAGAGTTTATAGAATATATGGCTGAAAAAGATTATTCGGGTCTCGAAAACCTCGCCGGAATACCAGGTAGTGTAGGCGGACTGGTTTATATGAACGGGGGAGCGTATGGAACTGAGGTATTTGACTGCATAAAAGAAATAGAGGTAGTAGACGAAAACAAGGAAATACGAAGAGTGAGAAAAGAAGATCTTCATTTTACATACAGAAAAACAGAAATTCAAGACAGAAAGTGGATTGTTTTAAGTGCAGTATTTGAATTTGGAAAAGGATTTGACAGTAATAAAGTAGAGGAAATTATGTCTAAAAGAAATGAAAGACATCCTTTAAATCTTCCGAATCTAGGAAGTACTTTCAAAAATCCAGACGGATTATTTTCTGCAAAACTGATAATTGAAGCAGGAGTACAAGGGAAAAAAATAGGTGGAGCCCAGGTGTCGATGATGCACCCAAACTTTATAGTTAACCACGGAAATGCAAAATTTGATGATATATTGGGACTTATAGAGATAGTAAAAGAAAGGGTAAAGAAAAAATCCGGAATTGAACTCGAGGAAGAGATAATCATTGTGAGAAATTAA
- the ftsA gene encoding cell division protein FtsA — translation MKESFIKAALDVGSSKIRVVLGELSENGEKIKVITSVETCAKGMRKASVEDMESLSHCVTEALEKAEKESGHKIEKVSIGIAGKHVKSTTKNIKFNFSKKDTVIGEKDLENLYKMAQEEMVKPHEKVIKKEVYNIRVDNSGILKHPVGMVGSFIEGDVHLITVDIAQLESLVEVVNKAGKGVENITLNSYASAQSVLTYEDKKMGVALIDIGEGSTDLIIFKNDKLIYSKSIPLGGMHYTNDIGYILQLGKKDAENLRNLCQNRRLEESIYLQVDGEKKKYSVSSVRDIIDARSEDILKYVMVAIEESGFKGYLGNGVILTGGAVMVEGVVEKLSKDLNYRVKIGMPMKIKGMSEIHPSMSTSLGILLETLENEHYKIKNKKTEELKEPEKITEEKLPEKKPDETVKKEKVKPSKKNFSLKEWLSNFI, via the coding sequence ATGAAGGAAAGTTTTATAAAAGCGGCATTGGATGTTGGGAGTTCTAAAATAAGAGTTGTCTTGGGTGAATTAAGTGAAAATGGCGAAAAAATAAAAGTCATCACTTCTGTAGAAACCTGTGCTAAGGGAATGAGAAAAGCTAGCGTAGAGGATATGGAAAGCCTCAGCCACTGTGTAACAGAAGCCCTTGAAAAGGCAGAAAAAGAAAGCGGCCACAAGATAGAGAAAGTATCTATAGGGATAGCCGGAAAACATGTGAAATCGACCACGAAAAATATAAAATTTAATTTTTCTAAAAAGGATACTGTAATAGGGGAAAAAGATCTAGAAAATCTCTATAAAATGGCTCAGGAAGAGATGGTGAAACCCCATGAAAAAGTAATAAAAAAAGAGGTTTACAACATAAGGGTGGACAACTCCGGTATATTGAAACATCCTGTAGGGATGGTAGGCAGCTTTATAGAGGGAGATGTACATCTAATAACAGTGGATATAGCTCAGCTGGAATCCCTGGTGGAAGTTGTAAACAAAGCTGGGAAAGGAGTTGAAAATATAACTCTAAATTCCTATGCCTCGGCTCAGTCAGTTTTGACATATGAGGACAAGAAAATGGGCGTGGCACTCATAGATATAGGGGAAGGCTCTACGGACCTTATTATCTTTAAAAATGATAAGCTTATCTATTCTAAATCTATCCCATTGGGAGGAATGCATTATACAAATGATATAGGATATATCCTTCAGCTTGGGAAAAAAGATGCGGAAAACTTGAGAAATCTCTGTCAAAACAGAAGGTTAGAGGAAAGTATCTATCTCCAAGTAGACGGAGAGAAAAAAAAATACAGTGTCTCCTCTGTAAGAGATATAATAGATGCTAGAAGTGAGGATATACTAAAATATGTAATGGTGGCCATTGAAGAATCTGGATTTAAAGGTTACCTCGGAAACGGAGTAATCCTAACAGGAGGAGCAGTAATGGTAGAGGGTGTAGTGGAAAAGCTCTCAAAAGATTTGAACTACAGAGTAAAAATAGGAATGCCTATGAAGATAAAAGGAATGTCCGAGATTCATCCATCTATGTCTACTTCACTTGGGATACTTTTAGAAACTTTAGAAAATGAACATTATAAAATAAAAAATAAAAAAACAGAAGAATTAAAGGAACCGGAGAAAATCACAGAAGAAAAATTACCTGAGAAAAAACCAGATGAAACAGTAAAAAAAGAGAAGGTAAAACCGTCGAAAAAAAACTTTAGCCTAAAAGAATGGCTGTCCAACTTTATATAA
- the murC gene encoding UDP-N-acetylmuramate--L-alanine ligase, whose translation MKRVYFIGINGIGMSGLAKVMRNKGYEVVGADLNRNHRTEELEKIGIEIFEYHCSSNLKGCSLVVRSSAIKEGNPEYDYAMKNGIEVIKRGELLALLMNEEQGIAVAGTHGKTTTSSMLGAAMLSLDPTIVVGGILPEINSNAKAGSSKLFIAEADESDNSFLYLNPFTSIITNIEADHLENHGSLENIERSFIEFIDKTKDEVIVNIDCENIRKVIKGKEKIKTYSLKNNNADIYASNIRVEDSKIHYEVTVCGENLGTFVLSVPGEHNVSNSLPVIYLAHKYGVEKEEMKKMLKFFKGAKRRYDILYDKNVKIIDDYAHHPTEIKATLQGARSIEKGKIVAVFQPHRYSRVKFLLEEFKGVFDNADEVLLLPVFSAGEKDEFGVGIEKLAEKTGHKNIRVEKNEDNLSVLMEDKENGTVFLFMGAGSISGIAHKITKDLER comes from the coding sequence ATGAAACGAGTTTACTTTATAGGAATAAATGGAATTGGAATGAGTGGACTTGCAAAGGTCATGAGAAATAAAGGTTATGAAGTGGTAGGAGCAGACTTAAACAGAAACCACAGGACAGAGGAATTGGAAAAAATAGGCATAGAAATATTTGAATACCACTGCAGCAGCAACCTAAAGGGATGCAGTCTAGTGGTCAGATCAAGTGCTATAAAAGAGGGAAACCCAGAGTATGACTATGCAATGAAAAACGGTATAGAGGTAATAAAAAGAGGGGAGCTTCTAGCACTTCTCATGAACGAAGAGCAGGGTATAGCAGTTGCCGGAACTCACGGTAAGACAACCACTAGTTCTATGTTGGGAGCTGCAATGCTTTCACTTGATCCTACCATTGTAGTAGGTGGAATACTTCCTGAAATAAATTCAAATGCCAAGGCAGGTAGCTCGAAGTTATTTATAGCAGAAGCCGATGAAAGTGACAACTCTTTTCTATATCTTAATCCCTTTACTTCTATAATAACAAATATAGAGGCTGATCATTTGGAAAACCATGGTTCTCTTGAAAATATAGAAAGGTCATTTATAGAGTTTATAGACAAGACAAAGGACGAGGTTATCGTAAATATAGATTGTGAAAATATCAGAAAAGTAATTAAGGGTAAAGAAAAAATAAAAACCTATAGTCTAAAAAATAATAATGCAGATATATATGCCTCAAATATAAGAGTTGAAGATTCTAAAATTCATTATGAGGTAACTGTTTGCGGAGAAAATTTAGGAACGTTTGTTTTATCTGTTCCTGGTGAGCATAATGTGTCAAATTCTCTTCCGGTGATTTATCTCGCTCACAAATATGGGGTAGAAAAAGAAGAGATGAAAAAAATGCTCAAATTTTTTAAAGGAGCCAAAAGAAGATACGACATACTTTACGATAAAAATGTGAAAATAATAGATGATTATGCCCACCATCCTACAGAGATAAAAGCAACTCTGCAGGGAGCTAGAAGCATAGAAAAAGGGAAAATTGTGGCTGTATTTCAACCCCATAGATACAGTCGAGTAAAGTTTCTTCTAGAAGAATTTAAAGGGGTATTTGACAATGCTGATGAGGTGCTTCTTTTGCCTGTTTTTTCTGCAGGAGAAAAAGATGAATTTGGAGTTGGAATAGAAAAATTGGCTGAGAAAACCGGGCACAAGAATATAAGAGTGGAAAAAAACGAAGATAATCTCTCTGTCCTTATGGAAGACAAAGAAAATGGAACAGTATTCCTTTTTATGGGAGCAGGAAGTATATCTGGAATAGCTCACAAAATAACAAAAGATCTGGAAAGGTAA
- a CDS encoding D-alanine--D-alanine ligase — MKIAVFMGGVSSEREISLRTGKAILESLIRQGYDAYGVDLKEDNLLTAFTENEYDLAYLALHGEFGEDGRIQAVLDIIKKPYTGSGVTPSAIAMDKNMTKIIAEKAGIRIPKSYRDKSEIISFPVVVKPTTEGSSVGLYICNSIEEVEKAEKNLMGKSLLIEEFVSGEELTVGVLNGEPLGVLKISPKSGLYDFQSKYTVGMTEYEYPAKVSPKVYEEAMIFSKKIHQELGLSGVSRSDFILKDDKIYFLEVNTCPGMTETSLVPKLATLKGYTFDDLVKKIIQ; from the coding sequence ATGAAAATAGCAGTTTTTATGGGGGGAGTATCGTCTGAAAGGGAGATCTCTCTCAGAACAGGAAAAGCGATACTTGAAAGTCTCATAAGACAGGGTTATGATGCTTATGGAGTGGATCTAAAAGAAGATAATCTGCTCACGGCATTTACAGAAAATGAATATGATCTGGCTTATCTTGCTCTTCACGGCGAGTTTGGAGAGGATGGAAGGATACAGGCAGTTCTTGATATAATAAAAAAACCTTATACAGGGTCTGGGGTGACTCCTAGTGCAATAGCTATGGATAAAAATATGACCAAAATTATAGCCGAAAAGGCGGGAATAAGGATTCCTAAAAGCTACAGAGATAAAAGTGAGATAATTTCATTTCCTGTGGTTGTGAAGCCTACAACTGAGGGTTCTAGTGTGGGACTTTACATCTGCAATAGTATAGAGGAAGTAGAAAAAGCTGAAAAAAACCTTATGGGTAAAAGTTTATTAATCGAGGAATTTGTATCTGGAGAGGAACTGACAGTGGGAGTCTTAAACGGTGAACCTCTTGGTGTACTGAAAATAAGTCCCAAGTCTGGACTTTATGACTTTCAGTCAAAATATACTGTGGGAATGACAGAGTATGAATATCCAGCTAAAGTTTCCCCAAAAGTCTACGAAGAAGCAATGATATTTTCAAAAAAGATTCATCAGGAGCTAGGTTTATCTGGAGTATCAAGAAGTGACTTTATCTTAAAAGATGATAAGATCTATTTTCTAGAAGTAAATACCTGTCCTGGAATGACAGAAACAAGTCTTGTTCCAAAATTGGCAACTCTCAAAGGCTACACTTTTGATGATTTGGTAAAAAAAATAATACAATAA
- a CDS encoding cell division protein FtsQ/DivIB codes for MKVFFKIILLFLFAAAFFYMDQIFLQRDIFRVEKVFIFGDINLTQREVKKQMGTVIGEYIWDIDSKAIEGILKEDIRIENAKVKKILPDEIKIEIKEKDPSYYAQYKDRVYTVDESGKIFAYLEETPVRDLPLLLIKKEEQIPELLKILKKIKGKKIEKLISQIYIYNKWCINFVLFDGTIVKTDNSVEEKKYEVAERLYSELKLNHNDLEYMDIRFSDYIVK; via the coding sequence ATGAAGGTATTTTTTAAAATTATACTGTTATTTTTATTTGCTGCTGCATTTTTTTATATGGATCAGATCTTTCTTCAGCGAGATATCTTTAGGGTGGAAAAAGTCTTTATTTTCGGAGATATAAACCTAACTCAAAGAGAAGTAAAAAAACAGATGGGAACTGTCATAGGTGAATATATATGGGATATAGACTCTAAAGCAATTGAAGGAATATTAAAAGAGGATATCCGAATAGAAAATGCTAAGGTAAAAAAAATACTCCCAGATGAGATAAAAATTGAGATAAAAGAAAAAGATCCTAGCTATTATGCCCAGTATAAAGACAGGGTCTATACTGTAGATGAAAGTGGAAAGATTTTTGCTTATTTAGAAGAGACACCTGTAAGAGACCTTCCGCTACTTCTCATAAAAAAAGAGGAACAGATACCTGAACTTTTAAAGATATTAAAAAAAATTAAAGGAAAAAAAATTGAAAAATTAATATCTCAAATATACATTTATAATAAATGGTGTATTAACTTTGTTTTATTTGACGGTACAATTGTCAAAACTGACAATAGTGTAGAGGAAAAAAAATATGAGGTTGCAGAGCGTCTATACTCGGAATTGAAACTGAATCATAATGACCTCGAATATATGGATATTAGATTCAGTGACTACATAGTGAAGTAA
- the mraY gene encoding phospho-N-acetylmuramoyl-pentapeptide-transferase, translating to MLYYLAKNIDTLAWLKSIYLRAFLGFIVSFVIVILIGKPFIKFLKRNKMGESIREEGPESHFSKKGTPTMGGVLIVGSMVITNLIISDLGNKFIEMLLLCMILFSAIGFVDDYKKFTESKKGLSGKKKMMGQGAIALLAWGFILKMGLTGDKALDLSIINPVLSGPIVYLGAFVMLLFIILILTGTSNAVNITDGLDGLVIMPVIIASAILGAVAYFTGHIELSQYLNLYYISGAGEMTVYLTSMIGAGLGFLWYNFYPAQIFMGDTGSLTLGGILGLVAIFLKQELLLPIVGLVFVVEACSVIIQVGSFKVRKKRVFKMAPIHHHFELDGLPETKVTMRFWIVALMCGIAALGVVKMRGIF from the coding sequence ATGCTTTATTATCTTGCAAAAAATATTGATACTTTGGCATGGCTTAAATCAATATATCTAAGGGCTTTTTTAGGGTTTATAGTTTCCTTTGTAATAGTAATTCTAATTGGAAAACCATTTATAAAGTTTTTGAAAAGAAATAAAATGGGTGAATCTATAAGAGAAGAAGGTCCGGAAAGCCACTTTTCAAAGAAGGGGACCCCTACAATGGGAGGAGTCCTTATAGTTGGATCGATGGTGATAACCAACTTAATAATATCGGATTTGGGAAATAAATTTATAGAGATGCTTTTACTATGTATGATACTTTTTAGTGCCATAGGATTTGTAGATGACTATAAAAAGTTTACAGAAAGTAAAAAGGGACTGTCTGGAAAAAAGAAGATGATGGGACAGGGTGCAATAGCACTTTTGGCATGGGGATTTATACTGAAAATGGGTCTCACTGGAGATAAAGCCCTAGACCTTTCTATAATTAATCCTGTACTTTCTGGACCTATTGTATACTTAGGAGCCTTTGTCATGCTTCTTTTTATAATTTTGATACTCACAGGAACTTCTAATGCGGTAAATATAACAGACGGATTAGATGGACTGGTGATAATGCCTGTAATTATAGCATCTGCAATTTTAGGGGCAGTGGCATACTTTACCGGTCATATAGAGCTAAGTCAATACCTCAACCTATACTATATAAGCGGTGCAGGAGAGATGACTGTCTATCTTACTAGTATGATAGGCGCAGGCTTGGGTTTTCTATGGTATAATTTTTATCCAGCCCAGATATTTATGGGTGACACAGGTTCTCTGACACTTGGAGGAATTTTAGGTCTTGTGGCGATATTTTTGAAGCAGGAACTTCTACTTCCTATTGTAGGATTAGTGTTTGTAGTAGAGGCCTGTTCAGTAATAATTCAGGTAGGGTCCTTTAAGGTCAGAAAAAAACGGGTATTTAAGATGGCCCCTATACATCACCATTTTGAGCTAGACGGCCTTCCAGAAACAAAGGTTACCATGAGATTCTGGATCGTTGCCCTTATGTGTGGAATAGCGGCTCTAGGAGTAGTAAAAATGAGAGGTATATTTTAA